The following are encoded together in the Bactrocera neohumeralis isolate Rockhampton chromosome 6, APGP_CSIRO_Bneo_wtdbg2-racon-allhic-juicebox.fasta_v2, whole genome shotgun sequence genome:
- the LOC126762361 gene encoding pyridoxal phosphate phosphatase PHOSPHO2-like, translated as MPSRQLIIFDFDETIISVNSMRQLFQFIPNYRRPQKNDSQKKGWIDYTNKAFKELHSMGYPANTMCKFIRAVPPVPGMVKLIHYLWNSTEPTYDLILISDGYRILIADWLEQHGIFHCFTGIYCNPSKINDCGEVTVSGYHCAECPYSPQNLCKRRVMEEFISMQKALNIKYDRVAYIGNGSGDFCPALGLGSCDLVCARKYDTLAEKIQQNRKKLKIKPEIYLWVSGYELIAKLAQNKDTDNLKKLPKLTCYGVVNSS; from the coding sequence ATGCCTTCACGCCAGTTAATTATTTTCGACTTCGACGAGACCATCATTAGCGTCAACTCCATGCGTCAACTTTTCCAATTCATACCGAATTATCGACGCCCTCAAAAGAACGACTCGCAGAAAAAGGGTTGGATAGATTACACCAATAAAGCATTTAAGGAACTCCATTCAATGGGCTACCCGGCGAATACAATGTGCAAATTTATACGCGCCGTGCCGCCCGTGCCCGGAATGGTTAAGCTGATACACTATCTGTGGAATTCAACTGAGCCGACTTATGACTTGATCTTGATCAGTGACGGCTATCGCATTTTAATCGCCGATTGGCTGGAACAACATGGGATTTTCCACTGTTTCACTGGTATTTATTGCAATCCCTCAAAGATCAATGATTGCGGAGAGGTTACTGTGAGCGGTTATCACTGTGCAGAATGTCCGTATAGCCCACAGAACTTGTGCAAGCGGCGTGTGATGGAAGAATTCATTTCAATGCAGAAAGCTCTGAATATAAAGTACGATCGTGTGGCGTACATCGGAAATGGTAGCGGGGATTTCTGCCCTGCATTGGGTTTGGGATCCTGTGATCTTGTGTGCGCACGCAAATACGATACTCTGGCTgagaaaattcaacaaaatcgcaaaaaactaaaaataaaaccgGAAATTTACTTGTGGGTTAGTGGGTATGAATTAATTGCTAAATTGGCTCAAAATAAAGACACAGACAATCTTAAAAAATTACCTAAACTAACTTGTTACGGCGTAGTAAACTCatcttaa